In the Methylophilus sp. 5 genome, one interval contains:
- a CDS encoding cobyric acid synthase — protein sequence MVQGTTSDAGKSTLVAGLCRVLYRRGVAVAPFKPQNMALNAAVTADGGEIGRAQAVQAMACGLQPHTDMNPVLLKPNSDTGCQVIIHGQVVGNQEASTYHDYKKTAMQAVLQSYQRLQQQYGCVVVEGAGSPAEINLRANDIANMGFAEAVDCPVILVADIDKGGVFAHLVGTLALLSESEQARVVGFVINKFRGDIALLQPGLDWLEARTGKPVLGVLPYLHDLHLEAEDAVARTSTKKTGAQLTVVVPVLPHIANHTDFDALRLHPQVDLKFVRLSEPVPAADLIILPGSKNVRGDLAALREYGWEPVIARHLRYGGKVLGICGGFQMLGQQLHDPLALEGEAGSSKGLGWLPMETTLEAHKQLKQVSGKLAFADAELQGYEIHMGVSSGAALARPVHDIAGQAEGALSADGQVAGSYVHGLFDHPQACAAWLQWAGLSTQVDYDYTQLREQSLEQLAQSLRQHINWSALAPYLPAGFKPV from the coding sequence ATGGTTCAGGGCACCACGTCGGATGCCGGTAAAAGTACGCTGGTGGCCGGATTGTGCCGCGTATTGTACCGCAGAGGGGTGGCGGTGGCGCCATTCAAGCCGCAAAACATGGCGCTCAATGCCGCCGTGACTGCCGATGGCGGCGAGATTGGCCGGGCGCAGGCGGTGCAAGCGATGGCGTGCGGATTGCAGCCGCATACCGATATGAACCCGGTGTTGCTCAAGCCGAATTCAGACACCGGCTGCCAGGTGATTATTCACGGCCAGGTGGTGGGTAACCAGGAAGCGAGTACTTACCACGACTATAAAAAAACCGCGATGCAGGCGGTGCTGCAATCTTATCAACGCTTGCAGCAACAGTATGGCTGCGTGGTGGTTGAGGGCGCAGGTAGCCCGGCCGAAATCAACCTGCGTGCGAATGATATTGCCAATATGGGCTTTGCCGAGGCGGTGGATTGCCCGGTGATTTTGGTGGCCGATATTGATAAAGGCGGCGTGTTCGCACACCTGGTTGGCACCCTGGCTTTACTGAGCGAAAGCGAACAGGCGCGGGTGGTTGGCTTTGTCATTAACAAATTTCGCGGCGATATTGCTTTGCTGCAACCTGGGCTGGATTGGCTGGAAGCGCGCACGGGCAAACCCGTGCTAGGCGTGTTGCCCTATCTGCATGATTTGCATCTGGAAGCAGAAGATGCCGTGGCCAGGACGAGTACCAAAAAAACCGGCGCACAATTAACGGTCGTGGTACCCGTGTTACCGCATATCGCCAACCATACCGACTTTGACGCGTTGCGTTTGCACCCGCAAGTCGACCTCAAGTTTGTGCGTTTGAGTGAGCCTGTGCCCGCGGCTGATTTAATCATTTTGCCCGGTAGTAAAAATGTGCGAGGCGACTTGGCGGCTTTGCGCGAGTATGGCTGGGAGCCTGTGATTGCGCGGCATTTGCGTTACGGCGGCAAAGTACTGGGGATTTGTGGCGGCTTTCAGATGCTCGGCCAGCAGTTGCATGATCCGTTGGCGCTAGAGGGCGAAGCCGGCAGTAGTAAAGGGCTAGGCTGGTTGCCCATGGAAACCACGCTGGAAGCACATAAACAGCTCAAACAAGTCTCAGGCAAGCTGGCTTTTGCCGATGCAGAATTACAGGGTTATGAGATTCATATGGGCGTGAGTAGCGGCGCTGCGTTGGCGCGCCCGGTGCATGACATCGCGGGGCAGGCAGAAGGCGCATTGTCAGCCGATGGCCAGGTCGCGGGCAGTTACGTGCATGGTTTGTTTGACCACCCGCAAGCCTGTGCCGCCTGGTTGCAATGGGCGGGGTTGTCTACCCAGGTGGATTACGACTACACGCAATTGCGAGAACAGAGTTTGGAGCAACTGGCGCAAAGTTTGCGCCAGCATATCAATTGGTCAGCGCTTGCACCTTATCTGCCAGCAGGGTTTAAGCCAGTTTAG
- a CDS encoding RNA-binding S4 domain-containing protein: MATTTFELRGEHIALCDLLKLEGVADSGGQGKSMVAEGLIKVDGAIERRKTAKIRAGQVVEAFEQTIKVVSG, from the coding sequence ATGGCAACGACGACTTTTGAACTGAGAGGCGAACATATCGCGCTATGTGATTTGCTGAAACTGGAAGGCGTGGCCGACAGTGGCGGCCAGGGAAAGTCTATGGTGGCCGAAGGGTTGATTAAGGTCGATGGCGCCATTGAGCGCAGAAAAACTGCCAAAATCCGCGCCGGACAAGTGGTAGAAGCGTTTGAGCAGACGATTAAAGTGGTGTCAGGCTAA
- a CDS encoding DUF4198 domain-containing protein gives MKKISLAIIAFVASLGAEAHVPFLKPNQFNVTHHRLTIESAFTEFPFQADFAMDSPNFTITAPNGTTSAIKPIAKTKAAVYLEPELKEEGTYRISTGLRVGPIYKAVETADKKLYFAADMKRVTGKPTTMNYYSYADTYIFKGQQKYTAKPFNQGLEIIPLASPNGLLLGGELSFRVLENGKPVPDARIIVVTDNEHFIKHRIEDLYDLDNVRTSNIHANQQGEFSFHPQKAGLNFLFVTVHHQLNENLWESQNASLTLEVNLPPETANKP, from the coding sequence ATGAAAAAAATTTCCTTAGCCATCATCGCCTTCGTTGCATCCCTAGGTGCCGAGGCGCATGTGCCATTTTTAAAACCTAACCAGTTCAATGTGACGCATCACCGCCTGACCATTGAGTCAGCATTTACCGAGTTTCCATTCCAGGCCGATTTTGCCATGGACTCGCCCAACTTTACGATCACGGCGCCTAACGGCACAACCTCGGCGATCAAACCGATCGCCAAAACCAAGGCAGCAGTTTATCTCGAGCCAGAATTAAAAGAGGAAGGTACGTATCGTATCAGCACAGGACTACGCGTGGGCCCAATCTATAAAGCTGTTGAGACGGCGGATAAAAAGCTCTACTTTGCGGCAGACATGAAGCGCGTGACCGGCAAGCCGACCACCATGAATTACTATAGCTATGCTGACACTTATATCTTTAAAGGCCAACAAAAATACACTGCCAAGCCCTTTAACCAAGGCCTGGAAATTATTCCACTGGCGTCACCCAATGGCCTGCTGCTGGGCGGTGAACTCAGTTTCCGTGTGCTGGAAAATGGTAAGCCGGTGCCAGATGCGCGCATTATCGTGGTGACGGATAACGAGCATTTTATCAAACACAGGATCGAGGACTTGTACGACCTCGACAATGTCAGAACCTCCAACATTCATGCCAACCAGCAGGGCGAGTTTAGCTTTCACCCGCAAAAAGCCGGGTTGAATTTTCTATTTGTCACCGTGCATCACCAGTTGAATGAAAATTTGTGGGAAAGCCAGAATGCCTCACTTACACTGGAGGTGAATTTACCGCCAGAAACTGCAAACAAGCCTTAA
- the cobU gene encoding bifunctional adenosylcobinamide kinase/adenosylcobinamide-phosphate guanylyltransferase translates to MSSHLILGGARSGKSAYAERLASALELPVTYIATAQVYDDEFAKRVSHHKERRPPYWALVEAPFNLGQTLLANDAADTCVIVDCLTLWLAQCICPDCDKPERLDWQAEKQALLDALPQLQATVFLVSNEVGMGIVPLGEINRQFQDEQGRLNQHVAAIANAVSFIAAGLPLKLK, encoded by the coding sequence ATGAGTAGTCACCTGATTTTAGGCGGTGCGCGTAGCGGCAAAAGTGCTTATGCAGAGCGGTTAGCGTCTGCACTGGAGTTGCCGGTGACTTATATCGCCACGGCGCAAGTGTATGACGATGAGTTCGCCAAGCGGGTGTCGCATCACAAAGAACGCCGCCCACCCTATTGGGCATTGGTAGAAGCGCCGTTTAACCTCGGGCAAACGCTGCTAGCCAACGATGCAGCTGATACCTGTGTGATTGTCGATTGCCTGACCTTATGGTTAGCACAATGCATCTGCCCCGATTGTGACAAACCGGAGCGGCTGGATTGGCAGGCAGAAAAGCAGGCCTTGCTGGACGCGTTGCCGCAATTGCAAGCGACGGTGTTTTTAGTCAGCAATGAAGTCGGCATGGGCATCGTGCCGCTGGGCGAAATCAATCGCCAGTTTCAGGATGAACAAGGTCGCTTGAACCAGCATGTGGCAGCCATTGCCAATGCAGTCAGTTTTATTGCAGCAGGCTTGCCGTTAAAGCTTAAATAA
- a CDS encoding cobalamin-binding protein — protein MKRWPQRIVCLTTETVEVLYLLGEQDRLVGISGFTTRPAIARKEKPKISAFTNANIEKILALQPDLVLCFSNLQADIAASLIKAGCQVHVFNQRSLDETLQMILTVGDLVGASDKANKLVETYQAQLTAARQQASAWSRQPKVYFEEWDEPMMCSIRWAAELIEAAGGVDCFPHLSQFHSARDRQVTAEQVLAAQPDIIIGSWCGKKFQPTKVAARAGWQAMPAIRDGHLYEIKSVDILQPGPALFTEGLPQLQTIIQRWQQQHGSVL, from the coding sequence ATGAAGCGCTGGCCGCAACGCATTGTCTGCCTAACCACTGAAACGGTGGAGGTGTTGTACCTGTTGGGTGAGCAAGACCGACTTGTCGGCATTTCTGGTTTTACCACCCGCCCGGCCATTGCGCGCAAAGAAAAACCCAAAATCAGCGCCTTCACCAACGCTAATATCGAAAAAATTCTGGCACTACAACCAGACCTGGTGCTGTGTTTTTCTAACTTGCAGGCCGACATTGCCGCGTCACTGATTAAAGCTGGCTGCCAGGTGCATGTGTTTAACCAGCGCAGCCTGGACGAAACTTTGCAAATGATACTCACCGTGGGCGACCTGGTCGGGGCCAGCGACAAAGCGAATAAGCTAGTAGAAACTTACCAGGCACAACTGACTGCCGCGCGCCAGCAAGCGTCCGCTTGGTCACGCCAACCCAAGGTCTATTTTGAAGAGTGGGATGAGCCCATGATGTGTAGCATCCGCTGGGCAGCTGAGCTCATTGAAGCCGCAGGCGGCGTCGATTGCTTCCCGCACTTAAGCCAGTTTCACAGCGCACGTGACCGGCAAGTCACTGCAGAGCAGGTATTAGCCGCGCAGCCTGACATCATTATTGGCTCCTGGTGCGGCAAAAAATTCCAGCCAACAAAAGTGGCTGCACGTGCAGGTTGGCAAGCCATGCCCGCCATACGAGACGGCCATCTTTACGAAATAAAATCCGTCGATATTTTGCAGCCTGGCCCCGCACTATTTACTGAAGGCCTACCGCAATTGCAAACCATTATTCAACGCTGGCAACAGCAGCACGGGAGTGTTTTATGA
- the bluB gene encoding 5,6-dimethylbenzimidazole synthase, whose protein sequence is MSFAYSDTDKAAIYKVIAERRDMRHFLPTPIAPELLQTLLQAAHHAPSVGLMQPWRFIRISDAELRKRIHALVDEERKHTAQAIGEVENTARMAEFMRLKVEGILDCGELLVATLCDQREKYVFGRRTLPEMDLASVSCAIQNLWLAARAEGIGMGWVSLFDPQALAQLLGMPADAKPVAILCLGYVNTFYKSPMLVEQGWATEKPLSDMLMENGWHNHEAQP, encoded by the coding sequence ATGAGTTTTGCCTATTCAGACACCGACAAAGCGGCGATCTACAAAGTGATTGCCGAGCGGCGCGATATGCGGCACTTTTTGCCGACGCCGATTGCTCCCGAATTATTGCAAACACTATTGCAAGCCGCACACCATGCCCCCAGCGTTGGCCTGATGCAACCATGGCGCTTTATCCGCATCAGCGACGCAGAGCTGCGCAAACGCATACATGCGCTGGTCGATGAAGAGCGCAAACACACGGCGCAAGCCATTGGCGAAGTTGAAAACACGGCACGCATGGCCGAATTTATGCGCCTCAAGGTCGAAGGCATTTTGGACTGTGGTGAATTACTGGTCGCCACTTTGTGTGACCAGCGCGAGAAGTATGTATTTGGCCGCCGCACGCTGCCCGAAATGGACCTGGCTTCAGTCAGTTGTGCCATTCAAAACCTGTGGCTGGCAGCACGTGCAGAAGGCATAGGCATGGGCTGGGTCAGCCTGTTTGACCCACAAGCATTGGCGCAATTATTAGGCATGCCAGCCGATGCCAAACCGGTGGCGATTTTATGCCTGGGCTATGTGAATACTTTTTACAAATCCCCCATGCTGGTAGAACAAGGCTGGGCTACCGAAAAACCACTCTCAGACATGCTGATGGAAAACGGCTGGCATAATCACGAGGCGCAGCCATGA
- a CDS encoding cobyrinate a,c-diamide synthase: MQAASCHAMLMAAPASGQGKTMTTAALARAYRNRGLRVQAFKCGPDFIDGMILQVATGKPVYNLDLGMCGEADAQRLLHQAAQDNDVILLEGVMGLYDGTPSCADIAERFGIAVGLVINAKAMAQTFAAIAFGLYAFRPSLKRAGVFANQIGSDGHAKMIQAALPADIPWLGAMKHDAQLSLPERHLGLHLAQEIDDIEQRIEAAAQFLGPGIPLPPTVSFQVPEPLATTPLLQGKTIAVAKDAAFCFTYQANLDLLQTLGADITFFSPVHDAQLPAADAYWLPGGYPELHLDQLQHNHSLRDGLHAAAQAGKPILAECGGMLALGDTLNGQPVFGLLPGKSEIQPKLQGLGTQHATFATTDDDAASIGAHTFHYGRFDTDMPVIAQGKGKYGAGEEVYRHQNITASFLHFYFPSNPALAAQFFLP, from the coding sequence ATGCAAGCAGCCAGCTGTCACGCCATGCTCATGGCTGCGCCTGCTTCCGGCCAAGGCAAAACCATGACCACCGCCGCGTTGGCGCGCGCCTACCGCAACCGCGGCTTGCGTGTGCAAGCCTTTAAATGCGGCCCGGACTTTATTGACGGCATGATTCTGCAAGTGGCCACAGGCAAGCCGGTCTATAACCTTGACCTCGGCATGTGTGGCGAAGCCGATGCGCAACGATTATTACATCAGGCTGCGCAAGACAATGACGTGATTTTGCTCGAAGGTGTGATGGGGCTTTATGACGGCACACCCTCTTGTGCCGATATTGCCGAGCGCTTTGGCATTGCCGTCGGCTTGGTGATTAATGCCAAAGCCATGGCACAAACCTTTGCCGCGATTGCCTTTGGCTTGTACGCGTTTAGGCCAAGCCTGAAACGCGCAGGCGTATTTGCCAACCAAATTGGCAGCGATGGCCACGCCAAGATGATCCAAGCCGCCTTGCCAGCCGATATCCCCTGGCTGGGTGCCATGAAGCATGACGCACAGCTGAGTTTGCCAGAGCGCCACCTCGGCCTGCACCTGGCACAAGAGATTGACGATATTGAGCAGCGCATAGAAGCCGCCGCACAATTTCTGGGGCCAGGGATTCCTTTGCCGCCCACCGTCAGCTTTCAAGTACCGGAACCACTTGCTACGACGCCATTGCTGCAAGGCAAAACCATTGCCGTGGCCAAGGATGCCGCGTTCTGTTTTACCTATCAGGCCAATCTCGATTTACTGCAAACACTAGGTGCCGACATTACGTTTTTCTCACCTGTGCACGATGCGCAGTTACCTGCCGCAGATGCTTACTGGCTACCTGGCGGCTACCCCGAACTGCATCTGGACCAACTGCAACATAACCACAGCTTGCGCGACGGCCTACACGCCGCCGCGCAAGCGGGTAAACCTATCCTGGCCGAATGCGGCGGCATGCTGGCGCTGGGTGACACACTGAATGGCCAGCCTGTGTTCGGGCTATTGCCAGGCAAGAGTGAGATTCAACCCAAGCTACAAGGTCTGGGCACGCAACACGCCACTTTTGCAACTACGGACGACGACGCGGCCAGCATAGGTGCACACACGTTTCACTATGGCCGCTTTGACACTGATATGCCAGTGATCGCCCAAGGCAAAGGCAAATATGGCGCGGGTGAAGAGGTCTATCGCCACCAGAATATCACCGCCAGCTTTCTGCATTTTTACTTCCCGTCTAACCCAGCGCTGGCCGCACAATTTTTCCTGCCATGA
- the cobO gene encoding cob(I)yrinic acid a,c-diamide adenosyltransferase, with product METNDRDSRHKARMIRKKAVIDEKIEQANQEKGLLLILTGNGKGKSSSAFGMVARSLGHGMRVGVAQFIKGRSDTGEEAFFRQHPAVTWHVLGEGFTWNTQDRQRDTETAMRGWEIVAQMLQDPAIDLVVLDELTYTFKYGYLDEQMVLDAIAKRPPMQHVVITGRGASEALRNAADTVSELMDVKHAWRAGIKAQAGIDL from the coding sequence ATGGAAACCAATGACCGTGACAGCCGCCATAAGGCGCGCATGATCCGCAAAAAAGCGGTCATTGACGAAAAAATCGAGCAGGCCAATCAAGAAAAAGGCCTGCTCCTTATTCTCACCGGCAACGGCAAAGGTAAAAGTTCTTCTGCCTTTGGCATGGTTGCCCGCTCTTTGGGCCACGGCATGCGTGTCGGCGTGGCCCAATTTATCAAAGGCCGCTCAGATACCGGCGAAGAAGCCTTTTTCCGCCAGCATCCTGCCGTCACCTGGCATGTGCTGGGCGAAGGCTTTACCTGGAACACACAAGATCGCCAGCGCGATACCGAAACCGCCATGCGTGGCTGGGAAATCGTGGCGCAAATGCTGCAAGATCCGGCGATCGATCTCGTGGTGCTGGACGAACTCACTTACACTTTCAAATATGGTTACCTAGACGAGCAAATGGTGTTGGACGCGATTGCCAAGCGCCCACCCATGCAGCACGTGGTGATTACTGGCCGCGGGGCTTCTGAGGCATTGAGAAATGCGGCCGATACCGTCTCTGAATTGATGGATGTCAAACACGCCTGGCGCGCAGGCATCAAAGCCCAGGCTGGGATAGACCTCTAA
- a CDS encoding TonB-dependent receptor domain-containing protein, with protein sequence MNITIKNHLPFIGLILSVSGSLFAADNTNSLDEIVVAASRTPQSTKTVTGDVTVIDREEINRLRGGSLTDLLRLQPGIQTYTNGGMGTSSNIAMRGTNDNQLIVLVNGVRMNSGTTGTTAFENIPLALIDRIEIVRSPASSLYGSDGIGGIIQIFTKRGQSNKTHVYGSLGAGSYDAYSGNAGFDSAYQALKLGAQISNYDTRGISARKNPTAAVDKDRDGYNNFSGSAYADLEFAPGHSLGLQYLESKGKNQYDSGYIGNYLERHQQGYGLTLKNALTEHWNSKVQYNVGRDQSFSINSATRNSNIETEQRQLSWQHDYSLTHGTVTFAYDRLEQDVETEATGVRTLDRSRNNDAFVLGYVGNYAAHSTQLSLREDHNSQFGNYTTGGIGYGYAFTPAWRFTAQYGSSFRAPTFNQLYADRFGNPDLPSEKADNLEASLRYQGQELQAKVTVFDNHIRNFIQTVTSGCPAGFTSGCAVNVGKVEVQGVTIEGSMPIGEQWLITANATIQSPRIDATDNLLARRAQRYGNMIVQYKNGAWDWSSELTASAERYNDPANRIPLGGYALLNSTLAYQINPSWRLQARANNILDKNYVLAAVSSTVDYNTMGTNVFVSLNYDMK encoded by the coding sequence ATGAATATAACCATCAAAAATCACCTCCCCTTTATTGGGCTGATCTTAAGTGTATCTGGCAGTCTCTTTGCCGCAGACAACACTAATTCACTTGATGAAATCGTAGTCGCTGCCAGCAGAACTCCACAATCCACAAAAACAGTCACGGGCGACGTCACTGTCATTGACCGAGAAGAAATCAATAGACTACGCGGTGGATCCTTAACTGACTTACTAAGACTGCAACCTGGAATACAAACCTATACCAATGGCGGCATGGGGACGAGTAGCAACATTGCCATGCGTGGCACAAATGACAATCAGCTGATTGTATTAGTGAATGGTGTACGCATGAACTCTGGCACCACAGGCACCACCGCTTTTGAAAATATTCCGCTAGCGCTGATTGACCGCATTGAAATTGTGCGCAGCCCGGCTTCGAGCCTCTATGGCTCTGACGGCATTGGCGGCATTATTCAGATTTTCACCAAACGCGGCCAAAGCAATAAAACCCATGTTTACGGCAGCCTGGGGGCTGGCAGTTATGATGCTTATAGCGGCAATGCCGGATTCGACTCTGCTTATCAAGCATTAAAATTAGGTGCCCAAATCAGCAATTACGATACCCGCGGCATTAGTGCAAGAAAAAACCCGACTGCGGCAGTAGACAAAGATCGTGACGGATACAACAATTTTAGTGGCTCTGCATATGCCGATCTCGAGTTTGCACCTGGCCACTCCCTCGGTTTGCAATATCTGGAAAGCAAAGGCAAAAACCAATATGACAGCGGCTATATTGGCAACTACTTGGAGAGGCATCAGCAAGGATACGGGCTAACACTAAAAAATGCTCTGACAGAGCACTGGAACAGCAAAGTACAATACAACGTTGGCCGGGATCAGTCTTTCAGCATCAACAGCGCCACCCGCAATAGCAATATCGAGACAGAGCAACGCCAGCTATCCTGGCAGCATGATTATAGTCTGACGCATGGCACAGTCACTTTTGCTTACGATAGACTGGAGCAAGATGTTGAGACTGAAGCAACGGGTGTCCGTACACTGGACAGAAGCCGCAATAATGATGCTTTTGTACTAGGTTATGTGGGCAACTATGCTGCACACAGCACTCAATTGTCATTACGTGAAGATCATAATAGTCAGTTTGGCAATTACACAACTGGCGGCATCGGTTATGGTTATGCATTCACACCTGCATGGCGATTCACCGCCCAATATGGATCTTCTTTCAGAGCGCCGACCTTTAACCAATTGTATGCTGACAGATTTGGCAATCCAGATTTACCATCAGAGAAAGCAGACAATCTTGAAGCCAGCCTCCGCTATCAAGGGCAAGAATTACAAGCCAAAGTTACGGTATTTGATAACCATATTCGTAACTTTATTCAAACAGTGACATCAGGCTGTCCAGCTGGCTTTACCAGTGGTTGTGCTGTCAATGTCGGCAAGGTTGAAGTTCAAGGCGTGACGATAGAAGGCAGTATGCCAATTGGCGAGCAATGGCTAATCACTGCCAATGCGACTATACAATCTCCGCGTATAGATGCCACGGACAATCTGCTGGCTAGACGTGCACAACGCTACGGAAATATGATTGTGCAATACAAAAATGGCGCCTGGGACTGGTCCAGCGAGCTAACCGCCTCTGCTGAACGTTACAATGATCCTGCCAATCGCATTCCGCTGGGTGGCTATGCCTTGCTTAACTCAACGTTGGCCTATCAAATCAACCCGAGCTGGCGCTTACAAGCACGTGCAAACAACATCTTAGACAAAAACTATGTGTTGGCAGCGGTGTCATCCACCGTTGACTACAACACCATGGGCACCAACGTGTTTGTCAGCCTGAATTACGATATGAAGTAA
- a CDS encoding TonB-dependent receptor domain-containing protein has protein sequence MKKAILKGLIGLSLSELAYAADNATLDEVIVTATRTPQQQESVIADVSVINAEEIKRGGQSTLIELLQRQPGIEINNNGGAGKTSGVFMRGTNTGHTLVLIDGVRVQSATAGTTTLENIPIQQIDRIEIVRGPLTSLYGQDAIGGVIQIFTKKGVDGFKPYANLGFGTYDTTLAEAGLRGKQNDTAYAVNVSANKTNGFSALDTRNPNLNDNDGYRNLAVTGSLSHTIVEGHEVGLTLMHSKGRTRYDNRFNIDATSPAFNPAFSDHADIEQHTYSLFSKNQITSNWHSTLRISQGFDESVNYAALGPFTSESRSLFRTKQDQFNWQNDIALPVGVLTLMYDKLEDKVNSTTAYNNTKRTNEGYVASYVANIGAHTIQASAREDHNSSFGNNVTGGLGYGYNINNAWRITGSYGSAFKAPTFNDLFFPDSFGFATSNPNLKPEKSDNVEASLRYRDDTSSASLTAYENKIRDLIILDSAFVPANLNKAKIRGVTLAASQRWESLDIGGSIDIQSPRDDTTDNMLVRRANRHGQFNLGYTVQDWRFGTELVTSSARYNDSANTLRMGGYTLFNMTAQYKIHRDWTVQARANNVFDKNYRLALDGNPATTGFAYNTPGANLFVNIRYEPK, from the coding sequence ATGAAAAAAGCCATTCTTAAAGGCCTGATCGGCCTTTCTTTAAGCGAACTCGCCTATGCCGCAGACAATGCAACGCTAGACGAAGTCATCGTGACTGCAACACGCACACCTCAACAGCAAGAGTCGGTCATTGCCGATGTTTCTGTGATTAATGCAGAAGAAATCAAGCGCGGCGGTCAAAGCACATTGATTGAATTGCTGCAACGCCAACCCGGCATTGAAATTAATAATAACGGTGGCGCAGGTAAAACCTCAGGTGTTTTCATGCGTGGTACCAATACCGGTCATACCCTGGTGTTAATTGATGGTGTGCGTGTGCAGTCAGCTACAGCAGGTACAACAACACTTGAAAATATACCGATCCAGCAGATCGACCGCATTGAAATCGTCAGAGGACCATTAACCAGCCTCTACGGGCAAGATGCGATTGGTGGCGTCATCCAGATTTTCACGAAAAAAGGTGTCGACGGTTTCAAACCGTATGCAAACCTGGGCTTTGGCACCTACGATACAACCTTGGCAGAAGCTGGTTTGCGTGGCAAACAAAATGATACTGCGTACGCAGTGAATGTTTCAGCAAACAAAACCAACGGATTCTCCGCATTGGATACCCGTAACCCCAACCTGAACGACAACGATGGTTATCGCAACCTGGCGGTGACTGGCAGCCTGTCGCATACAATTGTAGAGGGTCATGAAGTCGGATTAACCTTGATGCACAGCAAAGGCAGAACCCGCTACGACAACCGGTTTAATATCGATGCAACATCCCCAGCCTTTAATCCGGCCTTTTCTGACCATGCAGATATTGAACAGCACACCTACTCGCTGTTTAGTAAAAATCAGATAACAAGCAACTGGCACTCCACTTTACGTATCAGCCAAGGCTTTGATGAGTCTGTCAATTACGCAGCCCTCGGCCCATTTACCAGCGAAAGCAGAAGCCTGTTTAGAACAAAACAAGACCAATTTAACTGGCAAAACGATATTGCTCTGCCAGTTGGCGTGCTGACTCTGATGTATGACAAACTGGAAGACAAAGTGAACTCCACGACGGCTTACAATAATACCAAGCGCACCAATGAAGGTTACGTTGCCAGCTACGTCGCGAATATAGGCGCACATACTATTCAAGCCAGCGCACGTGAAGATCACAACTCAAGCTTTGGTAACAATGTGACTGGCGGTTTAGGCTATGGTTACAACATTAATAACGCGTGGCGTATTACCGGTAGTTATGGCTCTGCATTCAAAGCACCTACTTTTAACGACTTGTTCTTTCCAGACTCTTTTGGCTTCGCAACCAGCAATCCTAATCTAAAACCTGAGAAATCAGACAACGTGGAAGCCAGCCTACGCTACCGTGATGACACATCCAGCGCTTCGCTGACGGCCTATGAAAATAAAATTCGAGACCTGATCATTCTGGATAGTGCATTTGTTCCTGCCAACCTGAATAAAGCCAAGATACGCGGCGTCACACTGGCAGCTAGCCAGCGCTGGGAAAGCCTGGACATAGGCGGTAGCATCGACATTCAGTCACCACGTGACGATACCACCGACAACATGCTGGTGCGTCGCGCCAACCGACACGGCCAGTTTAATCTCGGTTACACGGTACAAGACTGGCGCTTTGGCACGGAGTTAGTGACTTCTTCTGCACGCTACAACGATTCTGCCAACACTTTGCGCATGGGTGGTTACACCCTTTTCAATATGACTGCACAATATAAAATCCATCGCGACTGGACTGTGCAAGCACGTGCCAACAACGTTTTTGATAAAAACTACCGCTTGGCATTGGATGGTAATCCGGCAACAACAGGCTTTGCCTACAACACCCCTGGCGCCAACCTGTTCGTGAACATTCGTTACGAACCTAAGTAA
- a CDS encoding cell division protein ZapA has translation MASNPIDIEIMGRGLSVTCTDEERDSLLQAVGYLDGKMREIRDAGKMVSVERIAIMAALNITHELLNTRSGGVDVGDVKKRISTMQQQIDDVLSGQHKLL, from the coding sequence ATGGCAAGTAATCCGATTGATATCGAAATTATGGGGCGCGGGCTTAGCGTCACCTGTACTGACGAAGAACGTGACAGTTTGTTGCAGGCCGTGGGCTACCTTGATGGTAAAATGCGCGAAATTCGTGATGCTGGCAAAATGGTCAGTGTTGAGCGGATTGCCATTATGGCAGCACTCAATATCACGCATGAGTTGTTGAATACGCGCAGCGGCGGTGTGGATGTAGGCGATGTTAAAAAACGCATTTCGACCATGCAGCAGCAGATTGATGATGTGTTATCCGGCCAGCATAAGCTGTTGTAA